One Helianthus annuus cultivar XRQ/B chromosome 7, HanXRQr2.0-SUNRISE, whole genome shotgun sequence genomic region harbors:
- the LOC110868123 gene encoding transcription factor bHLH18 isoform X2 — protein sequence MDMPSSWLPELEMQDQVFMNQYQMNKPYYYPMEDLSCDSFSSYSYTEDPSFTNQSVQTDYKCLEEPFNYKKFDKPTTEKPKRKLVSDSPNTFTISFGDIQPKDEFLSFSDSYGMKRTRSTIRNPIKVQDHVLAERKRREKLAQRFVSLSSVLPDLKKTDKATVLEDAANYIKELQNRVKELEELSGIKRNFEESSSPCNPEIQVSMSGCSLLVEIYSWKNCISLLKVLSEMKKLGLSIMSCSTMPFADTTLLVTIVAQKNDDFVMSSADVVKNLQLVV from the exons ATGGATATGCCCTCATCATGGCTACCAGAGCTG GAAATGCAAGATCAAGTGTTCATGAATCAATATCAGATGAACAAACCTTATTACTATCCAATGGAGGATTTGAGCTGTGATTCATTTTCATCATACAGCTACACAGAAGATCCCTCTTTCACCAATCAATCAGTTCAAACTGATTATAAGTGTCTCGAAGAACCATTTAATTACAAAAAGTTTGATAAACCTACAACTGAAAAACCTAAGCGAAAACTAGTTTCTGATTCTCCTAACACTTTCACAATATCCTTTGGAGATATACAACCTAAAGATGAGTTCCTTTCTTTTAGTGATTCCTACGGTATGAAAAGAACTCGGTCCACTATTCGGAATCCGATTAAGGTTCAAGATCATGTGTTGGCTGAGAGGAAGAGAAGAGAAAAGTTGGCTCAGCGGTTTGTTTCTTTGTCTTCGGTCCTTCCAGACCTGAAAAAG ACGGATAAGGCAACTGTGTTAGAAGATGCGGCTAATTACATCAAAGAACTACAAAATCGCGTGAAGGAACTCGAGGAACTATCCGGGATAAAGA GAAACTTTGAAGAGAGTAGTAGCCCTTGCAATCCGGAGATCCAAGTGAGCATGTCCGGGTGCAGTCTGCTCGTAGAAATCTACAGCTGGAAAAACTGTATATCATTATTGAAAGTGCTAAGCGAGATGAAGAAACTTGGTTTATCTATTATGAGTTGCAGCACCATGCCGTTTGCAGATACCACTCTTCTTGTCACCATTGTTGCTCAG AAGAATGACGACTTCGTTATGTCATCAGCGGATGTCGTGAAGAACCTTCAACTAGTTGTTTGA
- the LOC110868123 gene encoding transcription factor bHLH18 isoform X1: MDMPSSWLPELEMQDQVFMNQYQMNKPYYYPMEDLSCDSFSSYSYTEDPSFTNQSVQTDYKCLEEPFNYKKFDKPTTEKPKRKLVSDSPNTFTISFGDIQPKDEFLSFSDSYGMKRTRSTIRNPIKVQDHVLAERKRREKLAQRFVSLSSVLPDLKKTDKATVLEDAANYIKELQNRVKELEELSGIKSKSMQESVITGKRSRLSSSDDNGSCSNEGNFEESSSPCNPEIQVSMSGCSLLVEIYSWKNCISLLKVLSEMKKLGLSIMSCSTMPFADTTLLVTIVAQKNDDFVMSSADVVKNLQLVV; the protein is encoded by the exons ATGGATATGCCCTCATCATGGCTACCAGAGCTG GAAATGCAAGATCAAGTGTTCATGAATCAATATCAGATGAACAAACCTTATTACTATCCAATGGAGGATTTGAGCTGTGATTCATTTTCATCATACAGCTACACAGAAGATCCCTCTTTCACCAATCAATCAGTTCAAACTGATTATAAGTGTCTCGAAGAACCATTTAATTACAAAAAGTTTGATAAACCTACAACTGAAAAACCTAAGCGAAAACTAGTTTCTGATTCTCCTAACACTTTCACAATATCCTTTGGAGATATACAACCTAAAGATGAGTTCCTTTCTTTTAGTGATTCCTACGGTATGAAAAGAACTCGGTCCACTATTCGGAATCCGATTAAGGTTCAAGATCATGTGTTGGCTGAGAGGAAGAGAAGAGAAAAGTTGGCTCAGCGGTTTGTTTCTTTGTCTTCGGTCCTTCCAGACCTGAAAAAG ACGGATAAGGCAACTGTGTTAGAAGATGCGGCTAATTACATCAAAGAACTACAAAATCGCGTGAAGGAACTCGAGGAACTATCCGGGATAAAGAGTAAGAGCATGCAAGAATCTGTGATAACCGGTAAGAGATCGAGGCTTAGTAGTAGTGATGATAATGGTTCGTGTTCTAATGAAGGAAACTTTGAAGAGAGTAGTAGCCCTTGCAATCCGGAGATCCAAGTGAGCATGTCCGGGTGCAGTCTGCTCGTAGAAATCTACAGCTGGAAAAACTGTATATCATTATTGAAAGTGCTAAGCGAGATGAAGAAACTTGGTTTATCTATTATGAGTTGCAGCACCATGCCGTTTGCAGATACCACTCTTCTTGTCACCATTGTTGCTCAG AAGAATGACGACTTCGTTATGTCATCAGCGGATGTCGTGAAGAACCTTCAACTAGTTGTTTGA
- the LOC110866711 gene encoding uncharacterized protein LOC110866711 — translation MAETGKDTGASSGQVGGDLCLKGVLRSFTMMERNDDDPVSTSTEEMKESIAEEVGKAIEGSLSGFIDKIQNTVLSLVEERVKRLKDNVNLMREKSGERKGCSYKEFTACKPPIYNGTHCDVSDFVAYGTGQLRGQAKDWWDNKKKEIGAEAATVMTWDEFKVPFLKHHSPNVFINRIKEEFIQLRQRGETIDKITGIFMDKLRFCDELVTTEEQKIYYYYNMLSAEYREFMTPSKYETLTEIINTAREREIELKKQIERGEQRAQDVNPSPTKKARTAESAKKTDAKGGLPSCKVCGKGHKGECFFKDKPCPIYGKTGHMTSLCLGKVSVCYNCYQPGHKKSKCPDLVGKRDTKESPTEAPKAKARSFQLTAAEAKTEPDVVSGCKLSTDDEEYLIDLIPMSMGEFQVVVGMDWLSRHHAKVACFRKEIKLTSPSGKGPTISIPHCWNDHAVVTGTNSFFGRIVFEACL, via the exons atggctgAGACAG gaaaggatacCGGAGCGTCAAGTGGACAAGTTGGTGGCGACTTGTGTTTGAAAGGCGTGCTtagaag tttcacgATGATGGAAAGAAACGATGATGATCCGGTGTCGACAAGCACCGAAGAAATGAAAGAGTCAATTGCCGAAGAAGTGGGGAAGGCAATTGAGGGTAGTCTATCCGGTTTCATAGacaaaattcaaaacacggtGTTATCATTAGTTGAAGAACGAGTTAAAAGGTTGAAAGATAATGTCAACCTTATGAGAGAAAAATCCGGAGAACGCAAGGGGTGTTCGTATAAGGAGTTTACGGCGTGTAAGCCGCCAATTTACAACGG GACCCACTGTGACGTGAGTGATTTTGTTGCTTACGGAACTGGTCAATTGAGGGgtcaagccaaggattggtgggacaacAAAAAGAAGGAAATAGGAGCCGAAGCGGCGACGGTCATGACTTGGGACGAGTTTAAGGTGCCATtccttaaacaccatagtcccaatGTGTTTATCAACAGGATCAAGGAAGAATTCATCCAGTTAAGACAAAGGggtgaaacaattgataaaatcACGGGCATCTTTATGGATAAGTTGAGATTCTGTGATGAGCTAGTCACCACTGAAGAGCAGAAGATATATTACTATTACAACATGCTGAGCGCTGAATACCGAgagttcatgactccctcaaAGTATGAAACCCTCACGGAAATTATCAACACCGCCCGGGAGCGAGAAATCGAGTTGAAGAAACAAATCGAGAGGGGGGAGCAAAGGGCACAggatgtgaatccaagccctacaaagaagGCTCGAACGGCTGAATCGGCAAAGAAAACGGATGCAAAGGGTGGGTTGCCAAGTTGCAAAGTTTGTGGAAAAGGGCACAAGGGCGAGTGCTTTTTCAAAGATAAACCATGCCCCATATACGGGAAAACGGGGCACATGACATCTCTATGTCTGGGTAAAGTCTCAGTTTGTTACAATTGCTATCAGCCCGGCCACAAAAAGTCTAAATGCCCAGACTTAGTTGGAAAGAGAGACACTAAAGAATCTCCAACAGAAGCTCCAAAGGCAAAGGCTAGGTCCTTCCAACTTACAGCAGCTGAAGCGAAaacagaacccgatgtggtctcag GCTGTAAATTAAGTACCGATGATGAGGAGTACTTAATAgatctaatcccgatgtcgatgggagagtTTCAAGTAgttgttgggatggattggctatctcgacaccatGCAAAGGTTGCGTGTTTCCGTAAGGAGATAAAGTTAACATCTCCGAGCGGAAAAGGACCAACCATATCTATCCCCCATTGTTGGAACGACCATGCCGTTGTTACAGGGACCAACTCATTCTTTGGGCGCATCGTTTTCGAAGCATGTCTCTGA